One Oncorhynchus masou masou isolate Uvic2021 chromosome 27, UVic_Omas_1.1, whole genome shotgun sequence genomic window carries:
- the LOC135516393 gene encoding uncharacterized protein LOC135516393 isoform X4, which produces MAMQYELVHTKDDGKGEKTGAGLQSQDPAGQSQWKLLKVVTMEKDGMKVLRIKKEINDDTEHDTPSPVTDEQLCPKVDMVFVKEWSQSLWRDDRIDSKDRTEEETPGSSMTQHQNGGLLQCSKLNPSTPILKVFCDPERDTYPDYRLKRESLNYLFSLALTGQDRQTATFKILVFIYWLAHGTSYKTVSETFGIPLSNATSIVRDVADNLVKLSLKIVNKPSSGELALTMQGFGRLARHPVFEKAVGAIGGCHVRVKIPGVPQPQHRPGDQPLPEKALPTINFQGVCDHTGSFIDVFAGLPGSMTDVRILRHSPLYKCSLYPPPGCFLLGDGGYPCLQTPVCIITPYSKSDQNPVHVQFNQHHAMALSSIERTFGIMKKRWHMIFLQPLELHPSFIPKVLAVCTVLHNICLRSGDLLEPVKIEDGSKVTEALKEWLASNETSGEALRDSLAQQISTMNCMATVKDERGTSAPANMTAVQKEHAYNIVVMEH; this is translated from the exons ATGGCAATGCAAT atgaacttgtccATACAAAAGAcgatggaaagggagagaagacagGTGCAGGGTTGCAATCTCAGGATCCGGCTGGCCAATCCCAG tggaaattgttaaaagttgTTACCATGGAGAAGGATGGAATGAAAGTACTTCGTATCaagaaggaaataaatgatgACACAGAACATGACACACCATCTCCAGTGACAG ATGAGCAGCTGTGTCCCAAAGTGGACATGGTGTTTGTTAAGGAGTGGAGCCAAAGCTTGTGGCGAGATGACAgaatagacagtaaagacagaacaGAGGAAGAAACTCCAGGATCATCAATGACCCAGCATCAG AACGGAGGGCTACTTCAGTGCAGTAAGCTGAATCCCTCCACTCCAATTCTCAAAGTCTTTTGTGATCCTGAACGAGACACGTATCCCGACTACCGACTGAAGAGGGAATCTCTGAATTATCTGTTCTCCTTGGCCCTGACTGGTCAAGACAGACAGACGGCAACATTCAAGATCCTCGTCTTTATTTACTGGTTGGCCCACGGGACCTCCTATAAAACTGTCTCTGAGACTTTCGGAATCCCTCTGTCCAATGCTACCAGCATCGTCCGCGACGTTGCGGACAATCTGGTCAAGCTCTCTCTGAAGATTGTGAACAAGCCCTCTTCAGGCGAGCTGGCTCTCACGATGCAAGGGTTCGGCAGACTGGCCCGTCACCCGGTGTTTGAGAAGGCTGTGGGGGCCATAGGTGGGTGCCACGTCAGGGTCAAGATCCCCGGTGTACCGCAACCCCAACATCGTCCAGGTGACCAGCCCCTCCCTGAGAAGGCCCTCCCCACCATCAACTTCCAAGGGGTCTGCGACCACACGGGCAGCTTCATCGACGTCTTTGCGGGGCTGCCTGGGTCTATGACCGACGTGAGGATCCTGAGGCACAGTCCCCTTTACAAATgttccctctaccctccacccggATGCTTCCTCCTAGGCGACGGCGGGTACCCTTGCCTACAGACGCCTGTGTGCATCATCACACCCTATTCAAAGTCTGACCAGAACCCGGTGCACGTCCAGTTCAACCAGCACCACGCCATGGCTCTCTCCTCCATCGAGAGGACCTTCGGCATCATGAAGAAGCGCTGGCACATGATCTTCCTGCAGCCTCTTGAGCTCCACCCAAGCTTCATCCCCAAAGTGCTAGCGGTGTGCACCGTGCTGCATAACATCTGCCTCAGGTCGGGAGACTTGCTGGAGCCAGTGAAGATTGAGGATGGAAGCAAGGTGACAGAGGCTCTGAAGGAGTGGCTAGCGTCCAATGAGACCAGCGGAGAGGCGTTGAGGGACAGTTTGGCTCAACAGATCTCTACAATGAACTGCATGGCCACTGTGAAAGATGAGCGAGGTACATCTGCACCAGCAAACATGACGGCAGTGCAAAAAGAACACGCTTACAACATAGTAGTGATGGAACATTGA
- the LOC135516393 gene encoding uncharacterized protein LOC135516393 isoform X1 — MTMENADHFQSQLTSLMNAVVTAAVVEIVRLVEDSAVVLRQQLSKSKLENEALKVENESNKKKLQILEGKSMAAKQRSVARRHEADGRKYELVHTKDDGKGEKTGAGLQSQDPAGQSQWKLLKVVTMEKDGMKVLRIKKEINDDTEHDTPSPVTDEQLCPKVDMVFVKEWSQSLWRDDRIDSKDRTEEETPGSSMTQHQNGGLLQCSKLNPSTPILKVFCDPERDTYPDYRLKRESLNYLFSLALTGQDRQTATFKILVFIYWLAHGTSYKTVSETFGIPLSNATSIVRDVADNLVKLSLKIVNKPSSGELALTMQGFGRLARHPVFEKAVGAIGGCHVRVKIPGVPQPQHRPGDQPLPEKALPTINFQGVCDHTGSFIDVFAGLPGSMTDVRILRHSPLYKCSLYPPPGCFLLGDGGYPCLQTPVCIITPYSKSDQNPVHVQFNQHHAMALSSIERTFGIMKKRWHMIFLQPLELHPSFIPKVLAVCTVLHNICLRSGDLLEPVKIEDGSKVTEALKEWLASNETSGEALRDSLAQQISTMNCMATVKDERGTSAPANMTAVQKEHAYNIVVMEH; from the exons ATGACAATGGAGAATGCTGACCACTTTCAAAGTCAGCTAACCTCTCTCATGAACGCGGTAGTGACGGCAGCGGTCGTGGAAATAGTCCGACTTGTAGAGGACAGCGCCGTGGTCCTTCGCCAACAGTTGTCCAAGAGTAAACTGGAGAACGAAGCATTAAAAGTCGAAAACGAGTCGAATAAAAAGAAGCTGCAAATTTTGGAAGGCAAGTCGATGGCGGCAAAGCAGCGTTCTGTCGCTCGTCGTCATGAAGCTGATGGCAGGAAAT atgaacttgtccATACAAAAGAcgatggaaagggagagaagacagGTGCAGGGTTGCAATCTCAGGATCCGGCTGGCCAATCCCAG tggaaattgttaaaagttgTTACCATGGAGAAGGATGGAATGAAAGTACTTCGTATCaagaaggaaataaatgatgACACAGAACATGACACACCATCTCCAGTGACAG ATGAGCAGCTGTGTCCCAAAGTGGACATGGTGTTTGTTAAGGAGTGGAGCCAAAGCTTGTGGCGAGATGACAgaatagacagtaaagacagaacaGAGGAAGAAACTCCAGGATCATCAATGACCCAGCATCAG AACGGAGGGCTACTTCAGTGCAGTAAGCTGAATCCCTCCACTCCAATTCTCAAAGTCTTTTGTGATCCTGAACGAGACACGTATCCCGACTACCGACTGAAGAGGGAATCTCTGAATTATCTGTTCTCCTTGGCCCTGACTGGTCAAGACAGACAGACGGCAACATTCAAGATCCTCGTCTTTATTTACTGGTTGGCCCACGGGACCTCCTATAAAACTGTCTCTGAGACTTTCGGAATCCCTCTGTCCAATGCTACCAGCATCGTCCGCGACGTTGCGGACAATCTGGTCAAGCTCTCTCTGAAGATTGTGAACAAGCCCTCTTCAGGCGAGCTGGCTCTCACGATGCAAGGGTTCGGCAGACTGGCCCGTCACCCGGTGTTTGAGAAGGCTGTGGGGGCCATAGGTGGGTGCCACGTCAGGGTCAAGATCCCCGGTGTACCGCAACCCCAACATCGTCCAGGTGACCAGCCCCTCCCTGAGAAGGCCCTCCCCACCATCAACTTCCAAGGGGTCTGCGACCACACGGGCAGCTTCATCGACGTCTTTGCGGGGCTGCCTGGGTCTATGACCGACGTGAGGATCCTGAGGCACAGTCCCCTTTACAAATgttccctctaccctccacccggATGCTTCCTCCTAGGCGACGGCGGGTACCCTTGCCTACAGACGCCTGTGTGCATCATCACACCCTATTCAAAGTCTGACCAGAACCCGGTGCACGTCCAGTTCAACCAGCACCACGCCATGGCTCTCTCCTCCATCGAGAGGACCTTCGGCATCATGAAGAAGCGCTGGCACATGATCTTCCTGCAGCCTCTTGAGCTCCACCCAAGCTTCATCCCCAAAGTGCTAGCGGTGTGCACCGTGCTGCATAACATCTGCCTCAGGTCGGGAGACTTGCTGGAGCCAGTGAAGATTGAGGATGGAAGCAAGGTGACAGAGGCTCTGAAGGAGTGGCTAGCGTCCAATGAGACCAGCGGAGAGGCGTTGAGGGACAGTTTGGCTCAACAGATCTCTACAATGAACTGCATGGCCACTGTGAAAGATGAGCGAGGTACATCTGCACCAGCAAACATGACGGCAGTGCAAAAAGAACACGCTTACAACATAGTAGTGATGGAACATTGA
- the LOC135516393 gene encoding uncharacterized protein LOC135516393 isoform X2, protein MTMENADHFQSQLTSLMNAVVTAAVVEIVRLVEDSAVVLRQQLSKSKLENEALKVENESNKKKLQILEDELVHTKDDGKGEKTGAGLQSQDPAGQSQWKLLKVVTMEKDGMKVLRIKKEINDDTEHDTPSPVTDEQLCPKVDMVFVKEWSQSLWRDDRIDSKDRTEEETPGSSMTQHQNGGLLQCSKLNPSTPILKVFCDPERDTYPDYRLKRESLNYLFSLALTGQDRQTATFKILVFIYWLAHGTSYKTVSETFGIPLSNATSIVRDVADNLVKLSLKIVNKPSSGELALTMQGFGRLARHPVFEKAVGAIGGCHVRVKIPGVPQPQHRPGDQPLPEKALPTINFQGVCDHTGSFIDVFAGLPGSMTDVRILRHSPLYKCSLYPPPGCFLLGDGGYPCLQTPVCIITPYSKSDQNPVHVQFNQHHAMALSSIERTFGIMKKRWHMIFLQPLELHPSFIPKVLAVCTVLHNICLRSGDLLEPVKIEDGSKVTEALKEWLASNETSGEALRDSLAQQISTMNCMATVKDERGTSAPANMTAVQKEHAYNIVVMEH, encoded by the exons ATGACAATGGAGAATGCTGACCACTTTCAAAGTCAGCTAACCTCTCTCATGAACGCGGTAGTGACGGCAGCGGTCGTGGAAATAGTCCGACTTGTAGAGGACAGCGCCGTGGTCCTTCGCCAACAGTTGTCCAAGAGTAAACTGGAGAACGAAGCATTAAAAGTCGAAAACGAGTCGAATAAAAAGAAGCTGCAAATTTTGGAAG atgaacttgtccATACAAAAGAcgatggaaagggagagaagacagGTGCAGGGTTGCAATCTCAGGATCCGGCTGGCCAATCCCAG tggaaattgttaaaagttgTTACCATGGAGAAGGATGGAATGAAAGTACTTCGTATCaagaaggaaataaatgatgACACAGAACATGACACACCATCTCCAGTGACAG ATGAGCAGCTGTGTCCCAAAGTGGACATGGTGTTTGTTAAGGAGTGGAGCCAAAGCTTGTGGCGAGATGACAgaatagacagtaaagacagaacaGAGGAAGAAACTCCAGGATCATCAATGACCCAGCATCAG AACGGAGGGCTACTTCAGTGCAGTAAGCTGAATCCCTCCACTCCAATTCTCAAAGTCTTTTGTGATCCTGAACGAGACACGTATCCCGACTACCGACTGAAGAGGGAATCTCTGAATTATCTGTTCTCCTTGGCCCTGACTGGTCAAGACAGACAGACGGCAACATTCAAGATCCTCGTCTTTATTTACTGGTTGGCCCACGGGACCTCCTATAAAACTGTCTCTGAGACTTTCGGAATCCCTCTGTCCAATGCTACCAGCATCGTCCGCGACGTTGCGGACAATCTGGTCAAGCTCTCTCTGAAGATTGTGAACAAGCCCTCTTCAGGCGAGCTGGCTCTCACGATGCAAGGGTTCGGCAGACTGGCCCGTCACCCGGTGTTTGAGAAGGCTGTGGGGGCCATAGGTGGGTGCCACGTCAGGGTCAAGATCCCCGGTGTACCGCAACCCCAACATCGTCCAGGTGACCAGCCCCTCCCTGAGAAGGCCCTCCCCACCATCAACTTCCAAGGGGTCTGCGACCACACGGGCAGCTTCATCGACGTCTTTGCGGGGCTGCCTGGGTCTATGACCGACGTGAGGATCCTGAGGCACAGTCCCCTTTACAAATgttccctctaccctccacccggATGCTTCCTCCTAGGCGACGGCGGGTACCCTTGCCTACAGACGCCTGTGTGCATCATCACACCCTATTCAAAGTCTGACCAGAACCCGGTGCACGTCCAGTTCAACCAGCACCACGCCATGGCTCTCTCCTCCATCGAGAGGACCTTCGGCATCATGAAGAAGCGCTGGCACATGATCTTCCTGCAGCCTCTTGAGCTCCACCCAAGCTTCATCCCCAAAGTGCTAGCGGTGTGCACCGTGCTGCATAACATCTGCCTCAGGTCGGGAGACTTGCTGGAGCCAGTGAAGATTGAGGATGGAAGCAAGGTGACAGAGGCTCTGAAGGAGTGGCTAGCGTCCAATGAGACCAGCGGAGAGGCGTTGAGGGACAGTTTGGCTCAACAGATCTCTACAATGAACTGCATGGCCACTGTGAAAGATGAGCGAGGTACATCTGCACCAGCAAACATGACGGCAGTGCAAAAAGAACACGCTTACAACATAGTAGTGATGGAACATTGA
- the LOC135516393 gene encoding uncharacterized protein LOC135516393 isoform X3: MKLMAGNVTRVDDELVHTKDDGKGEKTGAGLQSQDPAGQSQWKLLKVVTMEKDGMKVLRIKKEINDDTEHDTPSPVTDEQLCPKVDMVFVKEWSQSLWRDDRIDSKDRTEEETPGSSMTQHQNGGLLQCSKLNPSTPILKVFCDPERDTYPDYRLKRESLNYLFSLALTGQDRQTATFKILVFIYWLAHGTSYKTVSETFGIPLSNATSIVRDVADNLVKLSLKIVNKPSSGELALTMQGFGRLARHPVFEKAVGAIGGCHVRVKIPGVPQPQHRPGDQPLPEKALPTINFQGVCDHTGSFIDVFAGLPGSMTDVRILRHSPLYKCSLYPPPGCFLLGDGGYPCLQTPVCIITPYSKSDQNPVHVQFNQHHAMALSSIERTFGIMKKRWHMIFLQPLELHPSFIPKVLAVCTVLHNICLRSGDLLEPVKIEDGSKVTEALKEWLASNETSGEALRDSLAQQISTMNCMATVKDERGTSAPANMTAVQKEHAYNIVVMEH; this comes from the exons ATGAAGCTGATGGCAGGAAATGTAACTCGTGTGGATG atgaacttgtccATACAAAAGAcgatggaaagggagagaagacagGTGCAGGGTTGCAATCTCAGGATCCGGCTGGCCAATCCCAG tggaaattgttaaaagttgTTACCATGGAGAAGGATGGAATGAAAGTACTTCGTATCaagaaggaaataaatgatgACACAGAACATGACACACCATCTCCAGTGACAG ATGAGCAGCTGTGTCCCAAAGTGGACATGGTGTTTGTTAAGGAGTGGAGCCAAAGCTTGTGGCGAGATGACAgaatagacagtaaagacagaacaGAGGAAGAAACTCCAGGATCATCAATGACCCAGCATCAG AACGGAGGGCTACTTCAGTGCAGTAAGCTGAATCCCTCCACTCCAATTCTCAAAGTCTTTTGTGATCCTGAACGAGACACGTATCCCGACTACCGACTGAAGAGGGAATCTCTGAATTATCTGTTCTCCTTGGCCCTGACTGGTCAAGACAGACAGACGGCAACATTCAAGATCCTCGTCTTTATTTACTGGTTGGCCCACGGGACCTCCTATAAAACTGTCTCTGAGACTTTCGGAATCCCTCTGTCCAATGCTACCAGCATCGTCCGCGACGTTGCGGACAATCTGGTCAAGCTCTCTCTGAAGATTGTGAACAAGCCCTCTTCAGGCGAGCTGGCTCTCACGATGCAAGGGTTCGGCAGACTGGCCCGTCACCCGGTGTTTGAGAAGGCTGTGGGGGCCATAGGTGGGTGCCACGTCAGGGTCAAGATCCCCGGTGTACCGCAACCCCAACATCGTCCAGGTGACCAGCCCCTCCCTGAGAAGGCCCTCCCCACCATCAACTTCCAAGGGGTCTGCGACCACACGGGCAGCTTCATCGACGTCTTTGCGGGGCTGCCTGGGTCTATGACCGACGTGAGGATCCTGAGGCACAGTCCCCTTTACAAATgttccctctaccctccacccggATGCTTCCTCCTAGGCGACGGCGGGTACCCTTGCCTACAGACGCCTGTGTGCATCATCACACCCTATTCAAAGTCTGACCAGAACCCGGTGCACGTCCAGTTCAACCAGCACCACGCCATGGCTCTCTCCTCCATCGAGAGGACCTTCGGCATCATGAAGAAGCGCTGGCACATGATCTTCCTGCAGCCTCTTGAGCTCCACCCAAGCTTCATCCCCAAAGTGCTAGCGGTGTGCACCGTGCTGCATAACATCTGCCTCAGGTCGGGAGACTTGCTGGAGCCAGTGAAGATTGAGGATGGAAGCAAGGTGACAGAGGCTCTGAAGGAGTGGCTAGCGTCCAATGAGACCAGCGGAGAGGCGTTGAGGGACAGTTTGGCTCAACAGATCTCTACAATGAACTGCATGGCCACTGTGAAAGATGAGCGAGGTACATCTGCACCAGCAAACATGACGGCAGTGCAAAAAGAACACGCTTACAACATAGTAGTGATGGAACATTGA